From one Tetragenococcus osmophilus genomic stretch:
- the parE gene encoding DNA topoisomerase IV subunit B: MAKQTNEYNDASIQVLEGLEAVRKRPGMYIGSTDQRGLHHLVYEIVDNAVDEALSGYGKTIDVTIDKDNSIQVTDYGRGMPVGMHTSGIPTVEVIFTVLHAGGKFGQAGGYKTSGGLHGVGASVVNALSSWLEVTIVRDGVKYKETFKDGGKPVGTLEKIGKTKETNSTTVHFLPDPTIFSAAKISYDMLAERLRESAFLLKGVKITLTDLRGEEKVEDAFLYEEGIKEFVEYLNEEKDTLTPVAYFTGEKDGIEVEFAFQYNDGYSENILSFVNNVRTKDGGTHEAGMKTSLTKSFNEYARKVGLLKDRDKNLEGSDFREGLAAILSVRIPESLLQFEGQTKEKLGSPAARTAVDKVISEQLVFYLQENSEMSQMLIRKANKARQAREAARKAREESRNGKKRKKGESLLSGKLTPAQSKNPQKNELYLVEGDSAGGSAKQGRDRKFQAILPLRGKVINTEKANMQDILKNEEINTMIYTIGAGVGPEFTLEDCNYDKIIIMTDADTDGAHIQVLLLTFFYRYMKPLVEAGRVYIALPPFYKVTKGSGKKQINQYAWTDEELDSITQNVGKGYQLQRYKGLGEMNAEQLWETTMDPENRTLVRVRIDDAAQAERRVTTLMGDKVAPRRKWIESHVQFSLEEDGSILETAEPDDKKTSTYESSFEETNLFDK; this comes from the coding sequence TTGGCAAAACAAACCAACGAATATAATGATGCTTCCATTCAGGTATTAGAAGGATTAGAAGCAGTAAGAAAAAGGCCAGGAATGTATATTGGCTCCACGGATCAGCGCGGATTACATCATTTGGTGTATGAAATCGTGGATAATGCAGTAGATGAGGCGCTTTCTGGTTATGGAAAAACCATTGATGTAACAATTGATAAAGATAATAGTATTCAAGTGACAGACTACGGACGCGGAATGCCAGTTGGGATGCATACTTCTGGAATTCCAACCGTTGAAGTTATTTTTACCGTATTACACGCAGGCGGAAAATTTGGCCAAGCTGGTGGATATAAAACTTCCGGAGGTTTACATGGTGTAGGTGCTAGCGTGGTTAATGCGTTGTCCAGTTGGCTGGAGGTAACAATTGTCCGTGATGGCGTAAAATACAAAGAAACGTTTAAAGATGGCGGTAAGCCAGTAGGTACTTTAGAAAAAATTGGAAAAACAAAAGAAACCAATAGTACTACGGTGCACTTTTTACCAGATCCTACTATTTTTTCTGCTGCGAAAATTTCTTACGATATGTTAGCCGAACGTTTGCGTGAATCAGCTTTCTTATTAAAAGGCGTTAAAATTACTTTGACTGATTTACGTGGAGAAGAAAAAGTAGAAGATGCTTTTCTTTATGAAGAAGGAATTAAGGAATTTGTTGAGTATTTAAATGAAGAAAAAGATACTTTAACACCCGTTGCGTATTTTACTGGGGAAAAAGATGGTATCGAAGTCGAGTTTGCTTTTCAATATAATGATGGTTATTCAGAAAATATTCTTTCATTTGTTAATAATGTACGTACCAAAGATGGCGGTACTCACGAAGCAGGAATGAAAACTTCTTTAACCAAGTCATTTAATGAATATGCGCGTAAAGTTGGCTTATTAAAAGATAGGGATAAAAATCTAGAAGGAAGCGATTTTCGCGAAGGACTAGCGGCCATTTTGTCGGTACGTATTCCTGAAAGTTTATTGCAATTTGAAGGACAAACAAAAGAAAAATTGGGTAGTCCTGCAGCTAGAACTGCTGTTGATAAAGTGATAAGCGAACAGTTAGTTTTTTACTTGCAAGAAAATAGTGAAATGAGCCAAATGCTTATTCGTAAAGCAAATAAAGCTCGTCAGGCTCGTGAAGCTGCGCGAAAAGCGCGTGAGGAGAGTCGAAATGGCAAAAAGCGGAAAAAAGGCGAGTCTTTATTATCTGGAAAATTAACGCCAGCACAATCGAAAAATCCGCAAAAAAACGAACTATATTTGGTTGAAGGTGATTCAGCAGGTGGTTCAGCAAAACAAGGTCGTGATCGTAAATTTCAAGCGATCTTGCCTCTAAGAGGTAAAGTCATTAATACGGAAAAAGCCAATATGCAAGATATTTTGAAAAATGAAGAAATTAACACGATGATATACACAATTGGTGCTGGTGTAGGTCCTGAATTTACATTAGAGGACTGTAATTATGACAAAATTATCATTATGACAGACGCTGATACTGATGGTGCTCATATTCAAGTATTGTTACTAACCTTTTTCTATCGCTATATGAAACCATTAGTTGAAGCTGGCAGGGTTTATATTGCGTTACCTCCTTTTTATAAGGTAACCAAAGGTAGTGGAAAAAAACAAATAAACCAATACGCTTGGACGGATGAAGAATTAGATTCTATCACACAAAATGTTGGAAAAGGTTACCAGCTACAACGTTATAAAGGTTTAGGTGAAATGAACGCAGAACAATTGTGGGAAACAACAATGGACCCAGAAAATAGGACCTTAGTCCGTGTTCGGATCGATGATGCTGCTCAAGCTGAACGTCGTGTGACAACG
- a CDS encoding CoA-binding protein: MAFQNPDEQTIQHYLKTAKNIAVVGLSNNTERTSYQVSKVVQKHGYNIFPVNPKLAGQEILGEKVYARLQDVPVSIDIVDIFRRSEFLPDVADDFLETDAKVFWAQLGIENEEAAKKLQDAGRHDIIMDRCIKIELGKLDQQQS, from the coding sequence ATGGCTTTTCAAAATCCAGATGAACAAACAATCCAACATTACTTAAAAACAGCCAAAAATATCGCTGTAGTTGGGTTAAGTAATAATACGGAACGAACAAGTTATCAAGTAAGTAAAGTGGTTCAAAAACACGGGTACAATATTTTTCCAGTAAACCCCAAACTAGCCGGACAAGAAATCTTAGGCGAAAAAGTTTATGCACGTTTACAAGATGTTCCGGTTTCCATTGATATTGTAGATATCTTTCGTCGTAGTGAATTTTTACCTGACGTTGCTGATGATTTCTTAGAAACTGATGCCAAAGTTTTTTGGGCTCAGTTGGGAATTGAAAACGAAGAAGCAGCAAAAAAATTACAAGATGCTGGACGTCATGACATCATAATGGACCGTTGCATCAAAATTGAGTTAGGGAAATTGGATCAACAACAAAGTTAA
- the plsY gene encoding glycerol-3-phosphate 1-O-acyltransferase PlsY yields the protein MKIILLLIIAYLLGSIPSGLWIGKIFYKKDIRQYGSGNSGTTNTFRILGVKAGFAVFLADLLKGTLATSLAYLPYVDINPLWLGLCAILGHVFPLFARFKGGKAVATSAGMLLGYYPLFFFFSLAIFLILLFITSMVSLSSMIAAVIITISTFILPSIFPMLLPEQDGLLSCIAIIVTAFIFYLHRQNIQRIRQGNESRISFGLNKKSKKK from the coding sequence ATGAAAATCATTCTATTATTAATCATTGCATATTTACTAGGTTCTATTCCTTCTGGTCTTTGGATCGGAAAAATCTTTTATAAAAAAGATATTCGACAATATGGCAGTGGTAACTCTGGTACGACCAATACTTTTCGCATACTAGGAGTTAAAGCTGGTTTTGCCGTCTTTCTCGCGGATTTATTAAAAGGAACATTGGCTACTTCATTGGCTTATCTCCCCTATGTAGATATAAACCCGCTCTGGCTAGGGTTATGTGCCATTTTAGGCCACGTCTTTCCATTATTTGCTAGATTTAAAGGTGGAAAAGCAGTAGCAACAAGTGCTGGTATGCTTTTAGGTTACTATCCGCTTTTCTTTTTCTTTTCGCTAGCCATTTTTTTAATTTTATTATTTATCACAAGTATGGTAAGTCTATCTAGCATGATTGCCGCAGTTATCATCACTATATCCACTTTTATTTTGCCCAGTATTTTTCCGATGCTTTTGCCAGAACAAGATGGGCTATTATCCTGTATTGCAATTATTGTTACGGCGTTTATCTTTTATTTACATAGACAAAATATTCAACGCATTAGACAAGGCAACGAAAGCCGCATCTCGTTTGGGTTAAATAAAAAGTCAAAGAAAAAATAG